A genomic stretch from Thermoprotei archaeon includes:
- a CDS encoding FkbM family methyltransferase, whose translation MKTTLKFKGLKFVVPIETESFWPYYGICFVGEYAPILSNIKRSDIVLDAGANAGIFTLLASKKAKKIIAVEPDPENFSYLVKIIYLNGVKNVVSIREALSDYVGKGYLSGKGLSA comes from the coding sequence ATGAAGACGACATTAAAGTTTAAGGGACTGAAGTTTGTAGTCCCAATAGAGACTGAAAGTTTCTGGCCTTACTACGGAATATGTTTTGTAGGCGAATACGCCCCGATCCTAAGCAACATTAAAAGGTCGGACATTGTCTTGGACGCTGGAGCGAACGCCGGCATATTTACTTTACTTGCAAGCAAAAAGGCGAAGAAGATCATCGCCGTAGAGCCAGACCCTGAGAATTTCAGTTATCTCGTTAAGATCATCTATTTGAACGGTGTCAAAAACGTTGTTTCTATAAGGGAGGCATTATCAGACTACGTTGGAAAAGGTTATCTTTCTGGGAAAGGGCTTTCAGCCTAG
- a CDS encoding glycosyltransferase — MKVLLLGSHMNYNLEHYVYMNLVRLGHDVRFYGYKEKLRRLANPVRMTITRSKMARDIANMLWLNKVNEDIKEVAEKFRPDLVLSIKGEVVKPSTVEWIKRELNAKTALWYPDDPRFFNSLVRYIASTYDYVFTASERIIPAYKEFGCRNVHFLPFACEPTVHKKVKLNEEERRKYEADIVFVGTYTRRRAKLINALENAGIMVKVYGPYWKYFKCGDNVDDGIYGPEMVKAFNAAKIVLNVHVKDDVPYKVNMRAFEATGSGSFLLTDKTDGIEKMFDLNEEVAAYEGGKDLVELAKYYIDSNDEREEIAYKAQEKAYRKHTYGNRVNRILEVI, encoded by the coding sequence ATGAAAGTATTACTTCTGGGCTCACACATGAACTATAATTTAGAGCATTACGTTTACATGAACCTAGTTAGGCTTGGCCATGACGTGAGGTTTTACGGCTACAAGGAGAAGCTGAGAAGGTTGGCAAACCCCGTTAGAATGACAATCACGAGATCAAAGATGGCTCGAGATATAGCAAACATGCTTTGGCTTAATAAGGTAAATGAGGATATAAAAGAGGTAGCTGAGAAATTTCGCCCGGATCTTGTTTTGTCGATAAAGGGGGAGGTAGTAAAACCTAGCACTGTAGAGTGGATTAAAAGAGAGCTTAACGCAAAGACTGCCTTATGGTACCCTGATGATCCAAGATTCTTTAACAGCTTAGTCAGATACATTGCATCAACCTACGATTACGTTTTCACAGCATCCGAGAGAATTATTCCGGCGTATAAGGAATTTGGATGTAGAAATGTCCATTTCCTTCCATTTGCATGCGAGCCAACAGTGCACAAAAAGGTGAAACTCAACGAGGAAGAAAGGAGGAAGTATGAAGCTGATATTGTCTTCGTTGGAACATATACACGAAGAAGGGCTAAGCTCATTAATGCGCTAGAAAATGCCGGCATAATGGTTAAGGTTTACGGGCCCTACTGGAAGTATTTCAAGTGCGGAGATAACGTAGATGATGGGATCTACGGCCCTGAGATGGTAAAGGCCTTTAATGCAGCTAAGATTGTGCTTAATGTACACGTAAAGGACGATGTACCTTATAAAGTCAACATGAGAGCATTTGAGGCTACTGGTAGCGGTTCCTTTCTCTTAACTGACAAAACCGATGGAATTGAGAAAATGTTTGATTTGAATGAAGAAGTTGCAGCGTATGAAGGTGGGAAAGATCTTGTCGAGCTGGCTAAGTATTACATAGACTCTAATGATGAAAGGGAAGAAATCGCATATAAAGCACAGGAGAAAGCTTACAGAAAACACACTTACGGGAACCGCGTTAATAGGATTTTGGAGGTAATCTGA
- a CDS encoding class I SAM-dependent methyltransferase, whose amino-acid sequence MLRLIKRWLFRIIYRTYLWASEASNESYLGSRSVEYPFIIEELRKSLIPEGSKILLVGCAGDPLSTILPALGYETYGLDVKHVAIRYPNFHFVKGDIRRTDFLNNYFDVVIAVSTIEHVGVLEDDFEGDHKAVKEIARILKSGGLLLVTCPVAFKAKVTPYERIYNPYTLKALFSEFAIKSEKFFKKRNGYWLECAISELSNGEEAVCCISALKPRGTYANLTHM is encoded by the coding sequence ATGTTAAGGCTCATTAAGAGATGGCTTTTTAGAATCATCTATAGGACTTATTTATGGGCATCTGAAGCCTCTAATGAGAGCTATTTGGGATCGCGCTCAGTTGAATATCCATTCATAATTGAAGAATTGAGGAAAAGCCTGATACCTGAAGGTTCAAAAATATTATTAGTTGGCTGTGCTGGCGATCCGTTATCAACGATTTTGCCTGCTCTTGGCTATGAGACTTACGGATTAGATGTAAAACATGTAGCAATTAGATATCCAAATTTTCACTTTGTTAAGGGGGACATTAGAAGGACCGACTTTCTTAACAATTATTTTGACGTAGTAATAGCAGTTTCGACAATAGAGCATGTTGGAGTATTAGAAGACGATTTTGAGGGGGATCATAAAGCTGTAAAGGAAATCGCAAGAATTCTAAAATCGGGAGGCTTATTGCTCGTGACTTGTCCAGTTGCATTCAAAGCTAAGGTAACTCCGTACGAAAGAATTTATAATCCTTATACCCTTAAAGCCCTCTTCAGCGAGTTTGCGATAAAATCGGAAAAGTTCTTCAAAAAAAGAAATGGATACTGGCTAGAATGCGCAATTTCGGAGCTTTCTAATGGCGAGGAAGCTGTTTGCTGTATAAGCGCATTAAAACCGAGGGGAACATATGCAAATCTTACTCATATGTGA
- a CDS encoding glycosyltransferase yields the protein MLQEGCEVTVLTLFGNKYLELDLPEGTRLIYEKVAEGTKVFPTFRDLVIEDTLRGNISSKMARFAHKYKEPDFYILMDDYALSISKWSFKALLGYYCQGLPQTLGFTLLPSFLQGFPKLLQLSLRTFSAPLFLKVLENIRKFDFVLANSKYTAEILHYFTGIYPKIIHQPIDTELFKPERSKGIAEKYLLAYGDGSDKKILEEIATNYPVKNMGKSHIRHAENVGWVSSIEVLRQLYSNAFMTVFPQLEEPFGFIPVESMACGTPVLAYNSQGPSETIRNKVTGWLADTPDEFRELLKDVWVNGYPQKMRSLCREHVVSKFSTRVSAKALLGYLNRV from the coding sequence TTGCTTCAAGAAGGTTGTGAAGTCACCGTGCTTACACTCTTTGGAAATAAGTATTTAGAGCTTGATCTTCCAGAAGGTACTAGACTGATTTATGAGAAAGTCGCTGAAGGTACAAAAGTATTTCCAACATTTCGTGATTTAGTTATTGAAGATACATTGCGTGGCAATATTAGCAGTAAAATGGCCAGATTTGCGCATAAGTATAAGGAGCCAGACTTTTACATTCTCATGGATGACTATGCTCTTTCTATATCAAAGTGGAGTTTTAAGGCTCTGTTAGGCTATTACTGTCAAGGTCTACCTCAAACATTGGGATTTACGCTATTGCCCTCGTTTTTACAGGGATTTCCCAAGCTCCTTCAATTATCTTTGAGAACTTTCTCGGCACCGTTATTCCTAAAAGTGTTAGAAAACATTAGGAAGTTTGACTTCGTACTTGCGAACAGCAAGTATACTGCTGAAATCTTACATTATTTTACGGGAATTTACCCGAAAATAATTCACCAACCCATCGACACTGAGTTATTTAAACCTGAGAGGAGTAAGGGCATTGCCGAGAAATATCTACTTGCTTATGGTGATGGATCAGATAAGAAGATCTTGGAAGAAATCGCAACTAATTATCCAGTGAAAAATATGGGCAAGTCACATATCCGTCATGCCGAGAACGTAGGTTGGGTATCTTCAATCGAGGTTTTAAGACAATTATACTCTAATGCCTTCATGACAGTGTTCCCGCAACTGGAAGAACCTTTTGGTTTCATTCCTGTTGAAAGTATGGCTTGTGGCACTCCAGTACTCGCGTATAACTCTCAAGGCCCCTCTGAAACTATTCGTAATAAAGTGACGGGGTGGCTCGCTGATACACCAGATGAATTTAGAGAATTACTGAAAGATGTATGGGTAAATGGCTATCCCCAAAAGATGCGCTCCCTTTGCAGGGAACACGTAGTAAGCAAATTCTCAACAAGAGTTTCAGCTAAGGCTTTATTGGGTTATCTAAATCGCGTATGA
- a CDS encoding glycosyltransferase family 4 protein has protein sequence METLKILIFNWRCWLNPEAGGAEVFTYEVAKRWVEAGHDVTLFTSEFPNCVKEEVMDGVRVVRDGGKYSVYWKAKKYYKKRFSKEGYHVVVDEINTRPFLTPKFVNNGEKVVALIHQLAKEYWFYEAPFPISYIGCHFLEKGWLRSYVDVPTVTVSESTRRDLLDLGFKEVFVVPEGVNFKPLSEVPEKESHPAVVYVGRLKKAKRPDHAIKAFKIVKEKMPEAELWVVGDGYFRRALERMASDGVRFFGFVSDVVKRDLVRRAWVLVNPSIREGWGLNVVEANALGTPCVAYDVAGLRDSVKNGKTGLLAKDGDIKDLAEKITNILEDDELRKTLSKNALEYAKQFSWDKTAEEFMKIIEEARS, from the coding sequence GTGGAAACTTTAAAAATTCTTATATTTAATTGGCGCTGCTGGCTTAACCCCGAGGCTGGCGGGGCTGAGGTTTTCACCTACGAAGTTGCTAAAAGGTGGGTTGAGGCCGGGCACGACGTTACGCTGTTTACCTCCGAGTTCCCGAACTGCGTGAAGGAGGAGGTCATGGATGGGGTTAGAGTTGTTAGGGACGGTGGAAAGTACTCGGTTTACTGGAAAGCTAAAAAGTACTACAAGAAGCGCTTCTCGAAGGAGGGTTACCACGTCGTAGTCGACGAGATTAATACTAGGCCCTTCCTTACGCCTAAGTTCGTGAATAATGGGGAGAAAGTCGTCGCCTTAATTCACCAGCTGGCCAAGGAGTACTGGTTTTACGAGGCCCCTTTCCCGATAAGTTACATTGGTTGCCATTTCCTTGAGAAAGGATGGTTGAGAAGTTATGTCGACGTGCCGACGGTTACCGTCTCTGAAAGCACAAGGCGGGATTTGCTAGATTTAGGGTTTAAGGAAGTTTTTGTTGTTCCTGAAGGAGTAAACTTCAAGCCTTTAAGCGAAGTTCCAGAGAAGGAGAGCCATCCCGCTGTTGTTTACGTTGGACGTTTGAAGAAGGCTAAGCGTCCAGACCATGCCATTAAGGCTTTTAAAATCGTTAAGGAGAAAATGCCAGAAGCCGAATTGTGGGTTGTAGGTGATGGCTACTTTAGGAGGGCTTTAGAGAGGATGGCTTCTGATGGTGTCAGGTTCTTTGGTTTTGTTAGCGATGTTGTTAAGCGTGACTTGGTTAGGCGGGCTTGGGTTTTGGTTAATCCAAGTATCCGTGAAGGTTGGGGCTTAAATGTTGTTGAGGCTAATGCGCTTGGAACACCTTGTGTGGCTTATGATGTGGCTGGCTTAAGGGACAGCGTTAAAAATGGCAAAACAGGGTTACTGGCTAAGGACGGCGACATTAAAGATTTAGCAGAAAAAATCACTAATATTTTAGAGGATGACGAGTTAAGGAAGACGCTGAGCAAGAACGCATTAGAATATGCGAAGCAGTTCAGCTGGGACAAAACAGCGGAAGAGTTCATGAAAATTATTGAGGAGGCAAGATCTTAA
- a CDS encoding glycosyltransferase family 1 protein has translation MQILLICDLPPSSGVGRYTSSIFLEMRKNSVHADLLWLYSKTITTLFSPLRRHALMPILHEILNAIWKYWHTHLASIKLNNYTTYHLTNPSISILSKRLRPSIITVHDLISFLPQVRGSPTDTLLRLGMRDIKHANLIICVSESTKNDLLRFINIDPRKLKVVYYGVDHDLFKPRDKLEAKRRLRLPLDKPIILNVGSEEPRKNVPTLLKAFKKLLSDIPNALLVRVGERTAGVERLVRALELSDKVLYRRASPSEVAFYYNAADLLVHTSYYEGFGNPPLEAMSSGCPVIAGNRTSIPEVVGDAGILLGPFDVEGFAYWMREVLTNEDLRFKLSQKGLERSMNFSWEKCARETLEVYREVLNEV, from the coding sequence ATGCAAATCTTACTCATATGTGATTTACCTCCTAGTTCTGGTGTGGGACGTTACACATCGTCTATTTTTCTCGAAATGAGAAAAAACAGTGTACATGCGGATTTACTATGGTTATATAGCAAAACGATCACCACCTTATTCTCTCCATTAAGGAGACACGCACTTATGCCTATTCTTCACGAAATATTAAACGCCATATGGAAATATTGGCACACCCATTTAGCATCAATTAAGCTCAATAACTATACTACTTATCATTTGACAAATCCAAGCATAAGCATTTTATCTAAACGATTGAGACCTTCAATTATTACAGTTCACGATCTCATATCTTTCTTGCCTCAAGTAAGGGGATCGCCTACAGATACATTGCTAAGATTAGGCATGAGAGATATCAAGCATGCAAATCTTATAATTTGCGTATCTGAAAGCACTAAAAATGATTTGCTTCGCTTCATTAACATTGATCCTAGGAAGCTCAAGGTCGTCTACTATGGTGTTGATCACGACCTGTTTAAGCCTAGAGATAAACTTGAAGCTAAGAGAAGGCTTAGATTACCATTGGATAAACCAATAATTTTAAACGTTGGTAGCGAGGAGCCTAGGAAGAACGTTCCCACTTTACTTAAGGCGTTTAAGAAATTACTAAGCGATATTCCAAACGCCTTACTTGTAAGGGTTGGAGAGAGAACGGCAGGGGTAGAGAGATTAGTAAGAGCACTAGAGCTAAGCGATAAAGTGCTTTATCGAAGAGCATCGCCCAGCGAAGTGGCTTTCTACTACAATGCGGCAGACCTCTTAGTCCATACATCTTATTATGAAGGATTTGGAAACCCGCCTTTAGAAGCCATGTCCTCAGGCTGCCCCGTTATAGCTGGCAACAGGACTTCCATTCCTGAGGTTGTTGGTGATGCTGGCATACTGCTGGGTCCGTTCGACGTTGAAGGTTTCGCCTACTGGATGCGTGAAGTGCTTACGAACGAAGACTTAAGGTTTAAACTGAGCCAGAAAGGTTTAGAAAGGAGCATGAACTTCAGCTGGGAGAAGTGTGCTAGAGAAACGTTGGAGGTCTATAGGGAGGTCTTGAATGAAGTTTAG
- a CDS encoding glycosyltransferase family 2 protein, which yields MKGNPKLSVILPAYNEGDTIQEAIGKIDRILKNVKLDYELIVVDDGSLDDTRMKAVNYANNNAHVRVIGYGRNMGKGYAMKTGFEHAKGDSVIFLDSDLDIDPRQIVRYVEALRFGDVVVASKWHPQSRVEMPLMRKFLSFGFNALVKLLTGIKLRDTQTGLKAVRRKSLERVFSRLAVKRFAFDVELLALANLYGLKVVELPVEIRLTRKLFSLREVWRMFIDLLGIAYRLRVLKWYQR from the coding sequence ATGAAAGGTAATCCAAAGCTTTCAGTAATCCTACCGGCTTACAATGAGGGAGATACCATTCAAGAGGCAATTGGGAAGATCGATCGTATCCTCAAGAATGTAAAGCTCGATTACGAGCTCATCGTGGTGGACGATGGAAGCTTGGACGATACTCGAATGAAAGCAGTTAACTATGCTAATAACAATGCTCACGTGAGGGTGATCGGCTATGGAAGGAACATGGGAAAGGGGTATGCCATGAAGACCGGGTTCGAGCATGCGAAGGGTGACTCGGTCATCTTTCTGGATAGCGATCTAGACATTGATCCGAGGCAGATCGTCCGTTATGTTGAGGCTTTGAGATTTGGGGATGTGGTTGTAGCCTCCAAGTGGCATCCCCAGTCAAGGGTGGAGATGCCGTTGATGCGGAAGTTTCTAAGTTTCGGTTTTAATGCTTTGGTTAAGCTTTTAACTGGGATTAAGCTGAGGGACACTCAGACTGGACTTAAAGCGGTTAGAAGGAAAAGCCTAGAGAGGGTGTTTTCAAGGCTGGCAGTTAAGCGTTTCGCGTTCGATGTGGAGTTGCTGGCCCTTGCGAACCTTTATGGCTTAAAGGTTGTCGAGTTGCCGGTTGAAATTCGGCTTACACGTAAGCTCTTCAGCCTTAGGGAGGTATGGAGGATGTTCATAGACCTGCTTGGGATAGCGTACAGGCTAAGGGTTCTCAAATGGTATCAGCGTTAG
- a CDS encoding NAD-dependent epimerase/dehydratase family protein → MKVLVTGGAGFIGSHIVDLLLKKGYEVYIIDDLSTGRRSNVPNGAHLEVKSITEISGDDVKGFDAVIHCAAQVSTFKSIDYPEEDFKRNALGTFRVLEALRKHNTNALFIYTSSRSVHGNIPAPYIADESWPYNPSTFYNVHKIYGEMLCKIYGELYGINYVILRPSNVYGPRQPYWVGGWYNFIAFWIKLALEGKPIPIYGTGEQIRDYTYVEDTARAYLLALENRDAARETFLLPTGRGVSLNQLADLVLYFTKANAGKEYLSPRKGDIARFVGSYRKAKDILGWEPKVSLEEGLKKEIEWVKNELADTL, encoded by the coding sequence ATGAAAGTTTTAGTCACAGGCGGTGCCGGATTCATAGGTAGTCATATAGTTGACCTCTTACTCAAAAAAGGATATGAAGTATATATCATCGATGATCTCTCCACAGGAAGGAGATCCAATGTACCTAACGGAGCTCACCTTGAAGTTAAATCCATAACTGAAATATCAGGTGACGATGTGAAGGGCTTTGATGCAGTCATACACTGTGCAGCCCAGGTTTCAACATTTAAGTCGATAGACTATCCTGAGGAGGACTTCAAGAGGAATGCATTGGGAACATTTAGGGTTCTTGAAGCCTTGCGAAAGCACAATACCAATGCCCTTTTCATTTACACAAGCAGTCGGAGCGTTCATGGTAATATACCCGCACCATATATAGCCGATGAATCCTGGCCGTATAACCCTTCAACCTTCTATAATGTTCACAAGATATACGGGGAGATGCTTTGCAAAATATACGGTGAGCTTTATGGAATCAATTACGTGATACTTAGACCTAGCAATGTATATGGGCCCAGACAGCCATACTGGGTGGGAGGCTGGTATAATTTCATAGCGTTTTGGATAAAGCTTGCCCTTGAGGGAAAGCCTATTCCTATTTACGGAACAGGAGAGCAGATTCGAGACTACACGTACGTTGAAGATACTGCCAGAGCCTATCTTCTCGCCTTAGAGAATCGAGATGCTGCGCGAGAAACTTTCCTCTTGCCAACAGGAAGAGGAGTAAGCTTAAATCAATTAGCTGACCTAGTTCTTTACTTTACTAAAGCTAATGCTGGTAAGGAATATCTTTCACCTCGCAAGGGGGACATAGCCCGTTTCGTGGGAAGTTACAGGAAAGCTAAGGATATATTGGGATGGGAGCCAAAAGTAAGTCTTGAAGAAGGACTAAAAAAAGAAATTGAATGGGTAAAAAATGAGCTTGCTGACACGTTATAG
- a CDS encoding SDR family NAD(P)-dependent oxidoreductase codes for MKILVTGGAGFIGSHVAEHYAKEGNEVVVFDNLSRARVLGKSVGDPLYNWNYLKKSYTNVTLVRGDVRNFEEVRANSKGVDVIVHAAAQVAVTTSLSDPRTDFEVNALGTFNVLEAARLNNASMVFLSTNKVYGENVNKIPVKEEGKRYCFADERYRNGLPETFPVDLCGHSPYGCSKLSADIYVQDYAHTYGLKTGVFRLSCIYGERQFGVEDQGWLSWFVIATLTDRPITIYGDGKQVRDVLYVGDLIEAFDKFLNSNLKHEVFNVGGGPKNTVSLLELLDLLKDLTGKHPKVSFADWRPADQKVYVSDISKAERLLKWSPKVDPRIGIKRMIKWISGNLALFRQR; via the coding sequence ATGAAAATACTTGTCACCGGCGGAGCAGGCTTCATAGGATCCCATGTAGCGGAGCACTACGCAAAAGAAGGGAACGAAGTTGTAGTCTTTGATAACCTCTCCAGAGCCAGAGTTCTCGGGAAAAGCGTAGGAGATCCACTTTACAATTGGAATTACTTGAAAAAGAGCTACACCAACGTCACCTTGGTTAGGGGGGACGTAAGGAACTTTGAGGAAGTTAGGGCCAACTCGAAGGGTGTGGATGTAATAGTACACGCGGCAGCTCAGGTGGCGGTTACCACTTCCCTAAGCGATCCTAGGACGGATTTTGAGGTCAACGCCTTGGGCACGTTTAACGTCCTTGAGGCTGCCCGCCTAAACAACGCTTCCATGGTCTTTCTCAGCACGAACAAGGTTTACGGGGAAAACGTTAACAAGATTCCGGTAAAAGAGGAGGGGAAACGTTATTGCTTTGCTGATGAGAGGTATAGAAACGGCCTACCTGAAACTTTCCCAGTGGACCTGTGCGGGCATAGCCCTTACGGTTGCTCAAAGTTATCCGCTGACATCTACGTTCAAGACTATGCCCATACATACGGGCTGAAGACAGGAGTGTTCCGCCTATCCTGCATTTACGGTGAAAGGCAGTTCGGCGTAGAAGACCAAGGTTGGCTATCTTGGTTTGTGATAGCGACCTTGACGGATAGGCCCATAACAATATACGGCGATGGTAAACAGGTAAGGGACGTGCTTTACGTAGGCGATTTAATCGAGGCGTTCGACAAGTTCCTAAATTCAAACCTTAAGCATGAGGTGTTTAACGTTGGCGGAGGCCCGAAGAACACCGTTTCGTTGCTTGAACTCCTCGACCTTCTTAAGGACTTAACGGGTAAGCATCCTAAGGTATCCTTCGCTGATTGGAGGCCGGCGGATCAGAAAGTCTACGTATCGGATATATCTAAGGCTGAAAGGCTTCTTAAGTGGTCACCTAAAGTAGATCCAAGGATAGGTATTAAGCGAATGATAAAATGGATTTCGGGGAATTTGGCACTTTTTAGGCAGAGATAA
- a CDS encoding glycosyltransferase family 4 protein, with product MKVALLVDELPTSSAPKIVGEEAYHLERLGVKCDVYVLKYKVSEIPPVHAESINLKHLDENLGLLRKICEWRVPSFSFFSLYHIAYPCILSGKASKVLAKYDVVISHFGSTLLTSRLSLKRTMKAFYCWDPLSYIFEKAYMESWSKVKRKVLSSIGSHLDKWLLSKFDMIILPSKFHLQRIMNFNINKPIRVVYPGTDVTRSIPKERGDYLLAVARWERGKNPFFFIKIAIKLKRDFSKNFKIIMVGPWSSHITLEEFRKSAKKADVFDVFKIVGPKYGSELKELYIKARCLIHAKTEAFGFTGLEAAAHGCPIIFPKGSGVTELFIHGEHGYFPKEGVTEEYAEYISRLLDDERLAWKMGYEAWNVAKNYTWENHARQLEDVIKRY from the coding sequence ATGAAAGTAGCCTTACTCGTTGATGAGCTTCCAACCAGTAGCGCTCCTAAGATAGTAGGTGAAGAAGCATACCACCTAGAGAGGCTTGGCGTTAAGTGTGACGTATATGTGCTTAAGTACAAGGTCTCGGAGATCCCTCCAGTTCATGCTGAGAGCATCAATCTTAAACATCTGGATGAGAATCTAGGCCTCCTACGGAAGATATGTGAATGGAGAGTTCCTTCCTTTTCCTTCTTTTCGCTGTATCACATTGCTTACCCCTGCATACTTTCCGGAAAAGCAAGCAAAGTACTGGCTAAATATGATGTAGTTATATCACACTTTGGTTCAACTTTACTTACATCTAGGCTATCTCTTAAAAGAACGATGAAGGCTTTCTATTGTTGGGATCCACTCTCATATATTTTTGAGAAAGCATATATGGAGAGTTGGTCGAAAGTTAAACGAAAAGTGCTGTCATCTATAGGCTCTCACCTTGACAAGTGGTTACTTTCAAAATTTGATATGATAATTCTTCCATCAAAATTCCACCTTCAAAGAATTATGAACTTTAACATCAATAAACCCATTAGAGTAGTATATCCTGGAACAGATGTTACAAGAAGCATACCCAAGGAAAGAGGAGATTACCTCTTAGCAGTGGCACGTTGGGAGAGAGGTAAAAATCCATTTTTCTTTATCAAGATAGCTATTAAGCTCAAGAGGGACTTCAGTAAAAATTTCAAAATTATTATGGTTGGACCATGGAGTTCGCATATTACTCTAGAGGAATTTCGAAAAAGTGCTAAGAAAGCAGATGTTTTTGATGTCTTCAAAATTGTAGGGCCGAAATATGGGTCAGAACTTAAGGAACTTTACATCAAAGCCAGATGTTTGATACATGCTAAGACCGAAGCATTTGGCTTTACTGGTTTAGAAGCAGCTGCTCATGGATGTCCCATAATATTTCCTAAAGGATCGGGGGTTACAGAATTGTTCATACATGGCGAACATGGATACTTTCCTAAAGAAGGAGTCACGGAAGAATATGCCGAATACATAAGTAGGCTCCTAGATGATGAAAGACTTGCTTGGAAAATGGGATATGAGGCTTGGAATGTGGCCAAGAATTACACATGGGAAAATCACGCTAGGCAGTTAGAAGATGTAATTAAGCGATACTGA
- a CDS encoding oligosaccharide flippase family protein: MSGDFFQLEVWKVYAVLCMISVGFVLDLTNYYGALMFGLGMYSTVMAQNVIFSCSSRVLGLLFAYLGHGLVGVSAGFLAGALLCLSYSMSIVKGKLKEPYGVFPYGKLLSYSLPLYAYGLIGLGLTWADLLVLQLMAGSLPLTGVYYLVTASTNVLSVLWSPIASALFPAMSAHGSANSLGLKEAVEQSLRVITALVMPISMALVSASATAIAIAYGEDYLPGALPFSLVAAVAVFAAYSSIFTTLLQSVGKTLEVAYIGGLSMLSGISLALILVKYFNLIGVALGRILMTLTAFALSYRFARKIVNFTFDGYSIKRSLMVTLCTAPILLGMDALMRVQHLQLVYTAIVDVALFVTLGVASLLFWKPLTLSDVEVIEKAMPPSLGKVLSLLRCGAKQG; encoded by the coding sequence CTGTCTGGAGACTTTTTTCAGCTTGAGGTGTGGAAGGTTTACGCCGTTCTCTGTATGATCTCCGTTGGGTTTGTGTTGGACCTGACTAATTATTACGGAGCTTTAATGTTCGGGTTAGGAATGTACTCGACTGTAATGGCGCAGAACGTGATATTCTCATGTTCAAGCCGTGTCTTGGGTTTGTTGTTCGCTTACTTAGGGCATGGTTTGGTTGGGGTTTCAGCAGGCTTCCTAGCTGGGGCTCTTCTCTGCCTTTCCTACTCCATGAGCATTGTGAAGGGTAAGTTAAAGGAGCCTTATGGCGTTTTCCCCTACGGGAAACTGCTTTCTTACAGCTTGCCCCTCTACGCTTATGGGCTTATCGGGCTTGGCTTAACATGGGCTGACCTGCTGGTTCTACAGTTGATGGCCGGAAGCCTTCCCCTCACCGGGGTTTACTACCTCGTCACAGCCAGCACCAATGTTCTAAGCGTCCTTTGGAGCCCCATAGCTTCAGCCCTCTTCCCAGCCATGTCGGCGCATGGAAGCGCCAATTCTCTGGGGTTGAAGGAGGCTGTTGAGCAATCCCTGAGGGTGATCACGGCGCTGGTAATGCCAATTAGCATGGCTTTGGTCTCGGCATCTGCAACGGCTATAGCAATCGCATATGGAGAGGACTATCTGCCGGGCGCCCTACCATTTTCCCTTGTGGCTGCAGTTGCCGTTTTTGCGGCTTACTCATCAATTTTCACAACGCTACTTCAATCTGTTGGAAAAACTCTGGAGGTAGCCTATATTGGAGGCCTTTCCATGCTGTCAGGCATCAGCCTAGCCTTAATCCTCGTAAAATACTTTAACTTGATTGGAGTAGCCCTAGGCAGAATACTGATGACCCTGACGGCATTCGCGTTGAGCTACAGGTTTGCAAGGAAAATTGTAAACTTCACGTTTGACGGGTATTCCATTAAGCGATCTCTAATGGTTACGCTGTGTACAGCGCCAATCTTGCTTGGAATGGACGCCTTAATGAGGGTTCAACATCTACAATTGGTTTACACAGCCATTGTGGATGTAGCATTATTCGTAACGTTAGGAGTGGCAAGCTTGCTCTTTTGGAAACCACTAACCCTCAGTGATGTTGAGGTCATCGAAAAGGCTATGCCGCCAAGCCTGGGCAAGGTGCTCTCTTTACTGAGGTGCGGCGCTAAGCAGGGATGA